The following coding sequences lie in one Thermosulfuriphilus ammonigenes genomic window:
- a CDS encoding MlaD family protein yields the protein MRGSGCGAEIKVGIFVLIALLLLGYLSLKLGEETISPKKGYELRALFDDVSGLVKGARVEMAGVEIGRVKEIRLKDSKAEVLMNIYSGVKIHRDATAMVRTKGALGDKYVQIMPGSSEAPVLAPGDLIAKTTSTKDLDQILTQVAPAIDDIRAITAGLRELLGSEEGKNNLKELVLNLKEASASFKLMGEKITQGEGTLGKLIVDDELYQKANKLMTRLDNVAAKIESGQGTLGKLLTDEELYNQTKETFSSLQEAAQTIQDLAAKIESGQGTLGKLVSDDSLYNEANELVKNLNQIAKNLKAGQGTLGKLLTDDSLYYEAKKTMRNINKASANLQEQIPVTILGTLVGTAVR from the coding sequence ATGAGAGGTTCGGGCTGTGGTGCCGAGATAAAAGTGGGCATCTTCGTTCTCATTGCCCTTTTACTGCTGGGATATTTGAGCCTTAAACTGGGCGAGGAGACTATTTCCCCCAAAAAGGGCTACGAGCTTCGGGCCCTCTTTGATGACGTCTCTGGTTTGGTTAAGGGAGCCAGGGTGGAGATGGCTGGAGTGGAAATCGGCCGGGTTAAGGAGATCCGTCTCAAGGACTCTAAGGCCGAGGTGCTGATGAACATCTACTCTGGCGTCAAGATTCATCGGGATGCTACGGCCATGGTCCGGACTAAGGGGGCCCTGGGGGATAAGTATGTTCAGATCATGCCTGGTAGCTCTGAGGCCCCTGTCCTGGCCCCCGGTGATCTCATCGCCAAGACCACCTCTACCAAGGACTTAGATCAGATACTTACCCAGGTGGCTCCAGCCATAGATGATATCCGGGCTATCACGGCCGGTCTCAGAGAGCTTTTGGGTAGTGAGGAGGGGAAGAACAACCTCAAGGAGCTGGTGCTCAACCTCAAAGAGGCCTCGGCCTCTTTTAAGCTTATGGGAGAAAAGATTACCCAAGGGGAGGGGACTTTAGGCAAGCTCATTGTGGACGACGAGCTCTACCAGAAGGCCAATAAATTGATGACCCGGCTGGACAACGTGGCGGCCAAGATTGAATCTGGCCAGGGGACCTTGGGCAAGCTTCTAACAGATGAGGAGCTCTACAATCAGACCAAGGAGACCTTCTCCAGCCTTCAGGAGGCGGCCCAGACCATTCAGGATCTGGCGGCCAAGATTGAATCCGGCCAGGGGACCTTGGGTAAACTGGTCAGCGATGATTCCCTTTACAACGAAGCCAATGAGCTAGTTAAAAACCTCAACCAGATTGCCAAAAACCTTAAGGCCGGCCAGGGGACTTTGGGCAAGCTCCTCACGGATGATTCCCTCTACTATGAGGCCAAGAAGACCATGCGCAATATAAACAAGGCCAGCGCTAATCTCCAAGAACAGATTCCCGTGACCATTCTCGGTACCCTGGTGGGGACGGCGGTGAGATAG